A region from the Arachis ipaensis cultivar K30076 chromosome B01, Araip1.1, whole genome shotgun sequence genome encodes:
- the LOC110266141 gene encoding uncharacterized protein LOC110266141, with amino-acid sequence MDVRYRTKKLPHVATVRAVASNRAIASRTCSAVLVVAGVVAGDPPSLEKGRESEKESHAGEEPSRSCPCRRAQLLLRALRLLMGLRQLASAAGKCPCCRRRRILPLLLSKIWAAAVTRELLAELLPGCRRTGDYSNTFFLFHR; translated from the exons atggatgtacgttatcgaacgaaaaaATTACCGCACGTCGCCACCGTACGCGCTGTGGCCTCCAACCGCGCCATCGCCAGTCGCACTTGCTCTGCCGTCCTTGTTGTGGCTGGTGTTGTCGCCGGAGACCCACCATCGTTGGAGAAAGGGAGAGAGTCAGAGAAGGAGAGTCACGCCGGAGAAGAACCGTCGCGGAGCTGTCCCTGCCGCCGCGCCCAGCTGCTGTTGAGAGCCTTGCGGTTGCTCATGGGGTTACGCCAGTTAGCTTCTGCCGCCGGAAAATGCCCCTGCTGCCGTCGCCGGAGAattctgccg CTGCTATTATCAAAAATTTGGGCCGCCGCCGTCACTCGAGAATTATTGGCGGAGCTGCTGCcgggctgccgccgaaccggtGACTACTCTAAcactttttttctctttcatagATAG
- the LOC107608143 gene encoding protein FAR1-RELATED SEQUENCE 5-like, with the protein MFDYHGFDEGYNIDSLEDIGMIEFWNIRDEDVCHFHFSDVDITFEFYNRYARTRGFSARKNRTRKSRAGVLKLKNFVCHREGFRPQNNYGIGNFKKKPTPETRCGCSVMMDIRLDAPSGRWFISYFSDEHNHLLLDPRLTGLLHGHRFMSEADISVRQ; encoded by the coding sequence ATGTTCGATTATCACGGCTTCGATGAAGGGTATAACATTGACTCACTCGAAGACATTGGGATGATTGAATTTTGGAACATCAGGGACGAAGATGTATGTCATTTTCACTTTTCTGATGTCGACATTACATTTGAGTTCTACAATAGATATGCAAGGACAAGAGGCTTTAGTGCTCGGAAGAACAGGACTAGGAAGAGTCGTGCGGGCGTACTTAAGTTGAAGAATTTTGTATGTCATCGTGAAGGATTTAGACCGCAAAATAATTATGGCATTGGAAACTTCAAGAAAAAACCTACACCCGAGACAAGGTGTGGTTGCAGTGTAATGATGGATATTCGTCTAGATGCACCTAGTGGTCGTtggtttatttcttatttttctgaTGAACACAATCATCTGCTTTTGGATCCTCGATTGACTGGATTGCTTCATGGGCATAGATTCATGTCTGAGGCTGATATTAGTGTTAGGcagtga